The following proteins come from a genomic window of Amaranthus tricolor cultivar Red isolate AtriRed21 chromosome 14, ASM2621246v1, whole genome shotgun sequence:
- the LOC130800115 gene encoding protein CHROMATIN REMODELING 8, whose protein sequence is MITIIMEEEEDAILLNSLGVTSANPEDIERNILEKATNVAGSSSYAGSRTEEVCSDCVETHPASSSQVELLNKLRAIEYEIDAVASAVEQTKSRGKDEEHDTEKHGGKDEDDKVIERGMPNDSTLQHALAADRLRSLKKTRADLCKELSNICQDGKDERVEEKLLKYLVREKAKSKRKLKEVQDVSKGPKKKKKVVSYREDDDFDAVLNSASAGFVETERDEQVRKGLLTPFHRLKGFERRIQQPGPSRIQENLNDAANRAAESVAKMARSLTEAAQARPTIKLLEPKDLPRLDAPTHAFNRLTTPFKIPKHLDSDGEKSTDAKGKKRRPLPGKRWRKRIAKEEIATEESESQDDSLTETLDAEAGDGEELPSVTLEGGLKIPESIFNNLFDYQKVGVQWLWELHCQRAGGIIGDEMGLGKTIQVLAFLGSLHFSNMYKPSIVVCPVTLLRQWKREARKWYPSFRVEILHDSAVVGVRKKKQSESDESDFESEGSFESEHERVLPSRSAKKWDALIKRVSTSDSGLLITTYEQLRILGEKLLDFEWGYAVLDEGHRIRNPNAEVTIVCKQLQTVHRIIMTGAPIQNKLSELWSLFDFVFPGKLGVLPVFEAEFAVPIQVGGYANASPLQVSTAYRCAVVLRDLIMPYLLRRMKADVNAQLPKKTEHVLFCSLTPEQRSVYRAFLASSEVEQIFDGNRNSLYGIDVMRKICNHPDLLEREHSLHDPDYGNPERSGKMKVIIQVLKMWKEQGHRVLLFTQTQQMLDILESFLIANEYSYRRMDGHTAVKQRMALIDEFNNSDDVFIFILTTKVGGLGTNLTGANRVIIFDPDWNPSTDMQARERAWRIGQKRDVTVFRLITRGTIEEKVYHRQIYKHFLTNKILKNPQQRRFFKSRDLKDLFTLTDEEHAGSTETSNIFGQLSEQVNVIGTETDEQRSRAASGSANNGVLNGENGLQQDFSGNEGNEVENGGKADEEANFLKSLFNAQGIHSAVNHDAIMDAHDEDKIRLEEEASRVAQRAAEALRQSRVLRSRESISVPTWTGKSGAAGAPSSVSRKFGSTVSSQLVSSSRSEHEVPRNGINGFAAGAASGKALSSAELLAKIRGNQATAVGDGLEHQFGLSSSSSHRASSRDAGPSRISQNLNGVQPEVLIRNICTFIQNRGGRTSSAIIVEHFKDRIPSKDLPLFKNLLKEIATLEKHLNGSMWVLKPEYLSSRS, encoded by the exons ATGATTACGATTAtcatggaagaagaagaagacgcGATTTTGCTCAATAGTTTGGGCGTTACCTCTGCAAATCCGGAAGACATTGAAAGAAACATTTTAGAGAAG gCTACAAATGTTGCTGGAAGCAGTTCTTATGCTGGAAGCAGAACAGAAGAAGTTTGCTCTGATTGCGTGGAAACTCATCCAGCATCTTCCAGCCAAGTGGAACTGTTGAATAAGTTGAGGGCTATAGAGTATGAAATAGATGCTGTGGCTTCTGCTGTTGAGCAAACAAAAAGCAGGGGAAAGGATGAAGAGCATGACACTGAGAAACATGGTGGGAAGGATGAGGATGACAAGGTAATTGAGAGGGGGATGCCTAATGACTCCACTCTTCAACATGCTTTGGCTGCTGATCGTTTAAGAAGCCTGAAAAAGACAAGGGCGGATCTCTGTAAAGAGCTTTCAAATATATGTCAAGATGGCAAGGATGAAAGGGTTGAGGAGAAGCTGTTGAAATATTTGGTCAGGGAAAAGGCTAAATCGAAACGAAAGTTGAAAGAGGTACAGGACGTGAGCAAAGGgcccaaaaagaaaaagaaggtaGTCTCGTACCGTGAGGATGATGATTTTGATGCTGTGCTAAATTCTGCTTCTGCAGGATTTGTTGAAACG GAAAGGGATGAGCAAGTGCGGAAAGGTCTATTGACACCTTTTCACAGGCTGAAGGGGTTTGAACGCCGTATACAGCAACCAGGGCCATCAAGGATACAGGAGAATTTGAATGATGCAGCTAATCGTGCTGCTGAAAGTGTTGCCAAAATGGCACGGTCTCTAACAGAGGCTGCACAAGCTCGTCCAACAATTAAGTTGCTGGAGCCTAAAGACTTGCCGAGACTCGATGCACCAACACATGCTTTTAATAGATTAACAACACCTTTTAAGATACCTAAACATTTAGACAGTGATGGAGAGAAGAGTACTGATGCTAAAGGGAAAAAGAGGAGACCTTTGCCTGGTAAGAGATGGCGAAAACGCATTGCTAAAGAGGAGATCGCTACAGAGGAATCTG AATCACAGGATGATTCATTGACAGAAACTCTGGATGCGGAGGCTGGAGATGGTGAAGAGCTGCCTTCTGTTACTCTTGAAGGTGGATTAAAAATCCCTGAAAGCATATTTAACAACCTGTTTGATTATCAAAAAGTTGGGGTCCAATGGCTGTGGGAGCTGCATTGCCAGAGAGCCGGAGGAATTATTGGGGACGAGATGGGTCTTGGAAAGACTATTCAGGTTCTTGCATTTCTTGGATCATTGCATTTTAGTAACATGTACAAACCGAGCATAGTTGTTTGCCCTGTCACGCTATTGAGGCAGTGGAAAAGGGAAGCTCGAAAATGGTATCCTAGCTTTCGTGTTGAAATCCTTCATGATTCTGCAGTTGTTGGTGTGCGAAAAAAGAAGCAATCAGAATCtgatgaaagtgattttgaaaGTGAAGGGTCTTTTGAAAGTGAGCATGAAAGAGTTCTTCCTTCAAGAAGTGCAAAGAAGTGGGATGCACTAATAAAACGAGTTTCAACATCAGACTCTGGATTGCTTATCACAACGTATGAGCAACTTCGTATACTTGGGGAAAAATTACTGGATTTTGAATGGGGTTATGCAGTACTTGATGAAGGTCACCGTATCAGGAACCCAAATGCGGAAGTTACTATAGTGTGCAAGCAGCTGCAGACAGTTCATCGTATCATAATGACGGGTGCACCAATTCAGAATAAGTTATCTGAATTGTGgtctttgtttgattttgtattCCCTGGAAAATTAGGTGTCCTGCCAGTATTTGAGGCAGAGTTTGCTGTGCCTATACAGGTTGGCGGTTATGCCAATGCTTCTCCATTACAAGTCTCGACAGCTTATAG GTGCGCTGTTGTCTTGCGAGATTTAATCATGCCTTACTTATTGCGTCGTATGAAGGCTGATGTGAATGCTCAACTTCCAAAGAAGACTGAACATGTCCTATTTTGCAGTCTAACTCCTGAGCAGCGATCTGTTTATAGAGCTTTTCTTGCCAGCTCTGAAGTGGAACAAATTTTTGATGGGAATAGGAATTCTCTATATGGTATTGATGTTATGCGTAAGATATGTAACCATCCTGATCTACTTGAGAGAGAGCACTCTTTACATGATCCAGATTATGGGAATCCCGAACGAAGTGGGAAAATGAAAGTAATTATTCAAGTACTTAAGATGTGGAAGGAGCAGGGTCATCGTGTTCTCCTTTTCACACAAACACAACAGATGCTCGATATTCTCGAAAGCTTTCTGATTGCTAATGAGTATAGCTACAGGAGAATGGATGGTCATACAGCAGTAAAACAAAGAATGGCTTTGATAGATGAATTTAACAATTCTGATGATGTATTTATCTTCATACTAACTACCAAGGTTGGTGGTTTAGGGACTAATTTGACGGGGGCAAACAGGGTAATCATATTTGACCCGGATTGGAACCCATCCACAGATATGCAG GCCAGAGAACGTGCTTGGCGTATTGGTCAGAAACGGGATGTGACTGTTTTCAGATTAATAACTCGTGGGACTATAGAAGAGAAAGTGTACCATAGGCAGATTTACAAACACTTTTTGACTAATAAGATATTGAAAAACCCACAGCAGCGAAGGTTCTTTAAATCCAGAGATTTGAAGGATCTTTTTACTTTAACTGATGAAGAACATGCTGGAtcaactgagacttcaaatatttttggtCAATTGTCAGAGCAAGTGAATGTTATTGGCACTGAAACAGATGAACAGAGGTCTAGAGCAGCTTCTGGAAGTGCGAACAATGGGGTTTTGAATGGAGAAAATGGTTTGCAGCAGGATTTTTCTGGTAATGAAGGGAACGAAGTTGAAAATGGTGGAAAAGCTGACGAGGAAGCAAATTTTTTAAAGTCTCTTTTCAACGCACAAGGGATACAT AGTGCTGTAAACCATGATGCGATCATGGATGCCCATGATGAGGACAAAATAAGGCTTGAGGAAGAGGCTTCTCGAGTCGCACAGAGAGCAGCAGAAGCACTCCGTCAGTCAAGAGTGTTGAGAAGCAGAGAGAGCATTTCCGTTCCAACATGGACAGGAAAATCTGGAGCAGCTGGTGCACCTTCTTCTGTGTCCCGAAAATTTGGCTCAACAGTGAGTTCTCAGTTGGTAAGCAGCTCCAGGTCAGAACACGAGGTACCAAGAAATGGTATAAATGGCTTTGCAGCAGGAGCTGCTTCTGGTAAAGCATTGTCATCAGCCGAGTTATTGGCCAAAATTCGAGGGAACCAGGCAACTGCAGTTGGTGATGGTCTTGAACACCAGTTTGGTTTGTCTTCCAGCTCTTCCCACAGGGCAAGTTCCAGGGATGCCGGGCCTTCCCGAATATCTCAGAATCTCAATGGAGTGCAGCCTGAAGTACTAATCCGGAATATCTGCACGTTCATCCAAAATCGAGGTGGGAGAACCAGTTCAGCAATTATTGTAGAGCATTTCAAAGATAGAATACCTTCAAAAGACTTGCCCTTGTTCAAAAACCTTTTGAAAGAAATTGCTACGTTAGAGAAGCATCTGAATGGCTCAATGTGGGTTCTAAAGCCGGAATATTTGAGTTCTCGTTCTTGA
- the LOC130800118 gene encoding H/ACA ribonucleoprotein complex subunit 3-like protein, translated as MYLQFYINDNGDKVYTTKKESPLGKTTQSAHPARFSPDDKFSRQRVLLKKRFGLLPTQQPPQKY; from the exons ATGTATCTGCAATTCTACATCAATGACAATGGTGACAAAGTCTACACTACCAAG AAGGAATCACCTCTTGGTAAGACTACACAATCTGCTCATCCAG CTCGTTTTTCCCCTGACGATAAATTCTCAAGGCAGAGAGTTCTTTTGAAGAAGCGCTTCGGACTATTGCCCACCCAACAACCGCCTCAGAAGTACTGA